The genomic DNA TAGTTCAGCCGCCCAAAGGGCAGGACCAACTTCTGTACCACCTGTGGAGAAAGAGCAGCCCATCACCCAGCAAGAAACAGTTCTCCAATATCCTTTACAAGCTGAATCCCGGGGAGGCGTGGCCTGCAAGCTTATTACATGCCCGTGAAGGGAAAACAATCCTGCCACCCAACATACACACTGGAAGTTCAACAGCATAAGCAGTCTTGAGCCCTACATGATTAAGCACAACACAAGCAGAGGAGACACTGCTGTGGGTCTGGCCCAAAGACTCAGGAGTGGGATCAATGAAGCTAGAACAGCACTAAGGGTGCCTGGAGAACTCCAGAGAACCAGGCATACATGCTGGGGAGCTGGACAAACCAAGGAGGGTGTGCGCAAAGATGGAACCCTGGGGGACAGAGCAGAGAGCCTTGCTGGGTTGTCTGCTGCAGGAAGCAGCAGCCAGTCAAGCCGGACAAGTGGCTGGGCCTGACAGGGTGGCTGAGGGTGACCAGGAGAGGAGCATGGGAGGGTGGGAGGTAATCCCACCTTGCTGTTGAGCTGGGCTTCCTGGACCACCAGGAAGTGTGCAATGGCTTCCAGAAGCTGGGGCTCCCGCAACCGGTGCCGGGCCAGGTGCTGGGCCAGGAGCACCATCACGTGAGGAGTCAGTTCTTCTGGCCTGGCCTCTGCGAAGAACAGCCCATCAAACTGGACCCTCAGGCCAGAGTTCCAGATTAGATTCCACCTTAGCCCAGACACCACCACCTGTCtcctcctcagcccctccccacctgccatTAGCTCCCCCAGCACCTGCCAGGCTGCGGATGAGGTGCTGCCGTGGATAACGCAGGAAACGAGGGCAGCTCAAAGCAGCTTCCAACCTTTGCCCACCACGAAGGACAGGTTGCAGAGGGGGAGGAGGCTTCGGAGGGAGGCGGAACCTTCGCTCCTGCTCCAGGGCACACACCAGAGGGCCATCTGACGGGAAGCCTGAGAGCCAGAGGGTCAGAGGAGGCAGTCCTGCTAACAGGAAGCTGCCCTACTCCACTCCAGTCATGGGGTTTAGTTAGTGAATTCCCAGCCTTCCTCAGCTCCGTGTTCTGGGCTGGAAGGTTTGCTCTAGTATCAGTGGAAATACTGGAGAAATGTGAAATGCCATGTGAACTTGAGGTATCAGAACAGCCTGTGGGGAAGGCCTTATACAAAGATGACATATGAGCTCTCATCTGGTGCCAACAGTGACAAATTGTCGTGGCTTCCTAGAGCACTAGATTAGAAGGGATCTGGGGTGGCACTCTAGTTAAGCTGGACGTATGCTGCTTGACTCCTGGTGTCTGCTGTGGATGCAGGGGAGCCGCAGCCAGTGTGCCAGGGTACGTGCCATTCCTGGCAAAACCTGAGAGGTGAATTCTGACACCGATCTCAGGTCCTCTACTGATCTTTCTCTATTCTTCCACTAACACCCACCCCCCAGACCCCTCCTCACCAAGTAAGACTGCAAGGTGCAGACACACGTGGATGGTGTGAATGTCAAAGGAGGGGCAGTTTCGGATGATGAGCTGACTCAAGTCCTGCAGTGTGGCCTGCTCCACAGGAGGGGGCTGTGGCCGAGACCCCAAGAGCTGGCCCAGACGACGGAGTGCCACCGGGTAGTGGTGGGGGCGCACCTTGGTGGGGTTCTGGCCCAGCCAGCGTAGCAGCTCCCCAGGGCTCCTCGCCTGTTCCAGAAGCCGCTGCAGCCCCTGCACAGGGCCTGCATGGgggcctcctccaggaggccagtCCCCCCACTTGCTGGGCCCCAGATAGCAGGGCTGTACTGGCGGGAGCAGCAGCAGGCCAGACAGCCGAGCAGCGGAGGCCTGGGCAGAGAGCAGGACTCGAAGCATGGAGTTGGGTGATGGAGACCCTGAGGGGTGGCCCAGAAAAGGAGGTGAGGTTTTCTCCAAAGGGGAGAAAGACCTGCTACCTACTCCTCACCACACTCCCTGTTCAGAGGGCCTGCGGTCAGAGCAACCCAGACTTGTGTTCATCCCTGCTTGTGACCGCTCTGGTCCTCTGCCCCACTCCGCCCGCCCTGCCTCCTTCCACTCATTTGAAACAGCAGTTACAGTCCTTCAGTGTGCTCAGCGCAGTGACATTTACAAAGCAAGTCCACATGCAttatctcttcttcctccccacatGCCTGTGAGGAGACAGACAGGGCTGGCATTACCTCGATTTCACAGGtggagaaaccaaggcccagagaggcgaAGGGGTTAAGTTAAGCCCGAGGTCACGAATCGGGTTAGTGGTCGCGCCCATCCTGGAGCCCAACTCGCCCGGTCCATCCGCCCTCCCGACCACCTCCCCCTCCCgcaggaggcggcggcggcgcggaggCTGGCACGCGGGTTCCGCAGTCGGACGGGGCTGGGTTCCATGCTGAGCGCTCCCACTTaccagctgcgtgaccttggacaagtggcTTCGTCTCTCTGCCCAAGCCTCCTCGCCCGTGAAACGAGAACGCGGGGCCCACCTCACAGGGCGCCCGTGGGGCCGAGAGCGCAGCTTTGCAGCGGCGCGGAGTCAGCAGTGTCAGGGGTCCCCACACCCACCCGGCCCGGGGACGTCAGGAGACCGTGGTCACGGTCGCCAACACCAACTCCCGCCGCCCTCCCGCGCCCGTCCCGCAGGAGCCGCCCCTACATGACTCCCCAGGCCCCGCGCAGGTCGCTCCCTCAGTCGGCCTCGGGGCCCGGGAGCCGGGCTCCCCCCGCGGCCTCATCAGCGGGCCACCGAGTCCGCCATCTTCCCGGCAGCCCCCGGATCGCCGCCCGGACGCCAATAGCGCTCAGCCCTCCGCCAGCAAAGACGTGGCTCCCGTCAGGCCCCGCGCGCCGGGGCGCCGTGCGCCCCGCCTCCCGCTTCCGGGAAGCTGCGCGCGCGGCACCGGGCGGAGCCGGGGCCGGAGGGGCGGGGCCAAAGGGCAGCGCGCTGAGGCTGGGGCGGAAAGGCGAGAGGGGAGCTAGCGGCTGGCCTGGGCAGGTTGGGCAGGACCGAAAGCCCCGTACTGCCTGCCCTCCGCTCGCTCCTTTTTTCCCACTGGCTGAGGGatccccgcccccgccgcccggcccacacacccagacacacacCGAGAGTGAAAACTTCACAGTTATTTAATCTGGGCCTGTTCCAAAGAACCCCTCTGTCCCGCCCAGCTCCCCTTCACCAGTCCCCCAGGGTCCTTGGGTCCCTAAACCAGCCCAAAGAGCTATTAGGGACTAGAGGTGGCTGGGTGCTCAGGCAGAACACTAAGACGGGCCCAGGGGCGTGGCCCGGCTCTGCCCAGGACCAAGGCAGCGACAGCAGCTGCCTGACCCAGAGGAGCCAACTGTCAGTGGCGGCTGAGGGCCAGCAGGCCCGGGAGGTGGCCCAGAGCCATGGACGTCACAGGGAGGGGCCTCTGCCGAACCCCGGAGGGCTCTGCGGCGCACGGCTGGGCTCCAAGGTAGTGGGAAGAGGCAGGCCGGAGAGGCGGGCCTGGGCAGACAGCAGCTCCCACCGTGTCGTGGGGAGCAAGGTCCAGAGCGGCCAGTGACACTGCCAAGAGCCCGTGGAGGCACTACGGACGGTACATGGCAAAGGCCAGGAGACTGAGGAGCAGGGTGAAGCCGGCCAGACCCAGAGTGGCGGTCAGGGGAAAGAAGGGCCGGTACTGGATCTGGCAGTAccagagcagcagcagaagcagaagcagcaggggcagcagcaggctGCCTATTTCCAGCCCGGAGGGGCCTGGCTCTGACCCCGGTGGGCAGGGAGGGTGTGGGGGACCGACCCGCGTGGACACGTGGCAATGGAGAACGCAGTTGGGAGGGAGGTGAAGGCTGCCCAGAGTCTGGGTATCGTCTCCTAGCAGTTGCCCTTGGTAGATGAGTCGCACCTGCTGCTCCCGGCCCGGAAACTGGGTCCTGAGGAGAGAGGGACCTGGGTAATAGAGCAGGCCTCAGGCAATCCTAGTCCCTTGCCTAGAATAAtactccctcctctcttctctgccatcTACCCACCACCCAGGTCGTGGCCTCCAAGGGGGTCCTTCCTGCTACAGGGGAACAACACAGTGTGCATTTGGGGACTtctgttccctcatctataaaatgaggaggaAGTCTCAGATATTTCCAGTGGCCCTTCCACTGTGATCACTTCTACCCCATTCTAGCATTTTGTTCCTGTCCTCATCCCAGCTTACCTTTTCAGGGAGCCAATGGTGTCATGAGGCCAGACTCTGGCCACCTGCTCTGAATCGTTGAGGAATTTCAGCCGTAGAACTAGGGGCTCCTGGGGGGAGTCCGGGGGTGGCGGCGTTGCtgggagctgtgtgccaggctctggctGTGCAGCCTGACCTCTGTGTCTCAAGCTGGGGGTCTCGGTTCCTGGGGCCTCCCCTCTGATGCTGTCGGTGACTGCCATAGCTTCACTGGGCTGTGCTGGTGTTGGGGTCCCTGACGTCTGGGGCAGTGAGTTGGTGCCCTCGGCGGTGTGTGTTGAGACCCAGGCGAGAGCCAGCACCAGAAGGCAGGCAAGCACCGCGAAAAGGATGGTCACCTCATCACCCACCCCTTCAATCAGGGCCATGGCACCTGCCTTGCCTGCTGCGCTACCGAGCTGGAGAGGCACAAAGAACCCATGAGGGGGTGGCTCACTGGCCAAAAGCCCTCTCATCTTCAACAGGCTCCTGACCCCATCCCGCCACAACTCTCCCAAAGCCCTCATTCCTCTGCCCCCTTACCCAAGCCCTACGCGGGAGCACAGACTGCCCTAACTCCCAGTCACCCCAAACTTGCCTCATGTGCCCTTTCCCATCACCACATCTCAAGTCTTAACTTGTAACCGAGTTCTTGGTCTTTAACCAGCTCCCCAAATCACCCAAACCATATGCCAAGGTAAGGGCCTCGACCTTTTAAGTAACCTCTTCCCTAAATTCAACCCCCACCAAACTTCACCCCAAAGCTTACCTCTTCTTCCATCTACTTCATCCCAAAGTTTACCCCAATGCTTATCTATTCTGTTGCTAAAGTTTCtccaaggggaaagaaaaagggcctctatgccacacacacacacacacacacacacgccctaCCCCTCATCCCTGCCCTGTTACCATGTACCCAAATCCCAACCGTGGCACGGGATTGCTTCCCAAGGCTTGCCGACACCAAAAGTCAAACTCTGCCCTTTGGCAGTCTGGAGCCTCCAAGGGCTGCTACACCCAACACAACTCGGCCCTTCCTGGTCCACTCAAGCCCCAACCCGCGGCGGCCCGACTCCGCGCTTCCCCTGGAAGCCTCTCCAAACCCAGGCAGCTGCCAGACCCCAGATCCTGCCCGGGAATCCGAGACttcgccctccccacccccaactcctccATCACCCCACCCATCTTCCCTCCCTGCAAAGCCGCGGGAAGGCACGGGCGATCCCGGGGCGGGGCGAGCGGGGGCCACGGGGAGCGGGTGGGCGCGGTCACGGCGCGGAGA from Equus quagga isolate Etosha38 chromosome 8, UCLA_HA_Equagga_1.0, whole genome shotgun sequence includes the following:
- the FASTK gene encoding fas-activated serine/threonine kinase isoform X1, with the translated sequence MRPRGEPGSRAPRPTEGATCAGPGESWSPSPNSMLRVLLSAQASAARLSGLLLLPPVQPCYLGPSKWGDWPPGGGPHAGPVQGLQRLLEQARSPGELLRWLGQNPTKVRPHHYPVALRRLGQLLGSRPQPPPVEQATLQDLSQLIIRNCPSFDIHTIHVCLHLAVLLGFPSDGPLVCALEQERRFRLPPKPPPPLQPVLRGGQRLEAALSCPRFLRYPRQHLIRSLAEARPEELTPHVMVLLAQHLARHRLREPQLLEAIAHFLVVQEAQLNSKVVQKLVLPFGRLNYLPLEQQFMPCLERILAREAGLAPLATVNILMSLCQLRCLPFRALHFVFSPGFINHISGTPHALIVRRYLSLLDTAVELELPGYRGPRLPRRQQVPIFPQPLITDRARCKYSHKDIVAEGLRQLLGEEKYRQDLTVPPGYCTDFLLCVSSSGAVLPVRTQDPFLPYPPRSCLQGQAAPQPTTRDPAQRVVLMLRERWHFCRDGRVLLGSRALRERHLGLMGYQLLPLPFEELESQRGLPQLKSYLRQKLQALGLRWGPEGG
- the TMUB1 gene encoding transmembrane and ubiquitin-like domain-containing protein 1 isoform X3; translation: MALIEGVGDEVTILFAVLACLLVLALAWVSTHTAEGTNSLPQTSGTPTPAQPSEAMAVTDSIRGEAPGTETPSLRHRGQAAQPEPGTQLPATPPPPDSPQEPLVLRLKFLNDSEQVARVWPHDTIGSLKRTQFPGREQQVRLIYQGQLLGDDTQTLGSLHLPPNCVLHCHVSTRVGPPHPPCPPGSEPGPSGLEIGSLLLPLLLLLLLLLWYCQIQYRPFFPLTATLGLAGFTLLLSLLAFAMYRP
- the TMUB1 gene encoding transmembrane and ubiquitin-like domain-containing protein 1 isoform X2 produces the protein MEEELGSAAGKAGAMALIEGVGDEVTILFAVLACLLVLALAWVSTHTAEGTNSLPQTSGTPTPAQPSEAMAVTDSIRGEAPGTETPSLRHRGQAAQPEPGTQLPATPPPPDSPQEPLVLRLKFLNDSEQVARVWPHDTIGSLKRTQFPGREQQVRLIYQGQLLGDDTQTLGSLHLPPNCVLHCHVSTRVGPPHPPCPPGSEPGPSGLEIGSLLLPLLLLLLLLLWYCQIQYRPFFPLTATLGLAGFTLLLSLLAFAMYRP
- the TMUB1 gene encoding transmembrane and ubiquitin-like domain-containing protein 1 isoform X1; the protein is MRALGELWRDGVRSLLKMRGLLASEPPPHGFFVPLQLGSAAGKAGAMALIEGVGDEVTILFAVLACLLVLALAWVSTHTAEGTNSLPQTSGTPTPAQPSEAMAVTDSIRGEAPGTETPSLRHRGQAAQPEPGTQLPATPPPPDSPQEPLVLRLKFLNDSEQVARVWPHDTIGSLKRTQFPGREQQVRLIYQGQLLGDDTQTLGSLHLPPNCVLHCHVSTRVGPPHPPCPPGSEPGPSGLEIGSLLLPLLLLLLLLLWYCQIQYRPFFPLTATLGLAGFTLLLSLLAFAMYRP